In Capsicum annuum cultivar UCD-10X-F1 unplaced genomic scaffold, UCD10Xv1.1 ctg77920, whole genome shotgun sequence, the following are encoded in one genomic region:
- the LOC124894834 gene encoding uncharacterized acetyltransferase At3g50280-like: MEEVQVISRMLIAAENEVANKQHIDLTPWDLRFPLLGTIQKGLFFHKPTPQQQQQIFKSSKSGCFIDHLKTSLAKTLQFFPPLVGRLATTVNVDKQSTSFFIDCNNAGAQFVHAVAPSTTMACILESTYVPCVVPSFFPLNGIRNSEGISTPLLGVQVTELADGYFIGCTLNHMAGDGGCFWHFFNSWSEISRGFGKITRLPDLQRWFPTEKKSTSTVVPVEVPLMLDDKMLLDDELKIKRPVLKERVFHFSSESIATLKAKANSELRIANTNTNTNISSLQAFLAHLWLSVTRARCLDEKEEVAISLIIGTRSRIEPPLSETYFGNAAYLMPVKANAGELLEKGIGWAALAMNKMVASQDYVQVLNNYKEWLENPLIYNKSTVFVGYRLGISSSPRFNVYGTDFGWGKPVAVRSGMANKGDGKVTIFSGVEEGSFDIELCLLPETLEALGKDEEFMEVVSV; encoded by the exons ATGGAAGAAGTGCAAGTAATATCGAGAATGCTAATTGCAGCAGAAAATGAAGTCGCCAATAAGCAGCATATCGATCTAACACCATGGGATCTCCGATTCCCACTCCTCGGAACAATTCAAAAAGGTCTTTTCTTTCACAAACCTACTccgcaacaacaacaacaaatcttCAAATCCTCAAAGTCCGGTTGCTTCATCGATCACTTGAAAACTTCCCTCGCGAAAACTTTACAGTTTTTCCCTCCTCTTGTTGGCCGATTAGCAACTACTGTTAATGTCGATAAACAGAGCACTTCTTTCTTCATTGACTGTAACAACGCTGGTGCCCAGTTTGTTCATGCTGTTGCGCCTAGTACGACAATGGCTTGTATTTTGGAATCTACATACGTGCCTTGTGTGGTAccctctttttttcctttaaatggAATTCGAAATTCCGAGGGGATTTCAACGCCGTTGCTTGGGGTGCAAGTAACTGAGCTGGCAGATGGGTACTTCATTGGCTGCACGTTGAATCACATGGCTGGTGATGGAGGTTGTTTCTGGCACTTTTTCAATTCATGGTCAGAGATTTCTCGAGGTTTCGGAAAGATCACAAGACTTCCTGATCTACAGAGGTGGTTCCCCACGGAGAAGAAGAGTACTAGTACTGTTGTTCCAGTTGAGGTACCTCTGATGCTCGATGACAAGATGTTGTTGGATGATGAGTTGAAGATCAAACGACCTGTGTTGAAGGAAAGGGTGTTTCATTTTAGTAGCGAAAGCATAGCTACATTGAAAGCCAAAGCCAACTCCGAATTGAGAATtgctaatactaatactaatactaatatttCATCTCTTCAAGCTTTTTTGGCTCATTTATGGCTGTCTGTTACTCGTGCTCGTTGTCTTGATGAAAAGGAAGAAGTTGCCATCAGCCTCATTATAG GTACAAGGTCAAGAATAGAACCACCACTATCAGAAACCTATTTTGGGAATGCTGCATATCTAATGCCAGTGAAGGCAAATGCTGGAGAGCTACTAGAGAAAGGCATAGGATGGGCAGCCTTGGCAATGAACAAGATGGTTGCTTCTCAAGACTATGTACAGGTGTTGAATAACTACAAAGAATGGCTGGAAAATCCATTGATATACAACAAGAGTACAGTGTTTGTAGGGTATAGACTGGGAATAAGTAGTTCTCCAAGGTTTAATGTGTATGGTACTGACTTTGGGTGGGGGAAACCAGTGGCTGTGAGGAGTGGCATGGCAAATAAAGGTGATGGCAAAGTCACAATCTTTTCTGGGGTTGAAGAAGGGAGTTTTGATATTGAACTGTGCCTTTTACCTGAGACTTTGGAAGCATTAGGGAAAGATGAAGAGTTTATGGAGGTTGTCTCTGTTTAG